A single Thermosynechococcus vestitus BP-1 DNA region contains:
- a CDS encoding transglycosylase domain-containing protein → MPNPARDLWQSVTQTVTQAVQTVHSRFDWQQVSLRENARTPELWVEYRGQRQVFPLVGDRYILGRSQSRADIMIDAEIVSGTHARLKRLTPTGVFEIQDLDSTNGIYRQRQRLQMGELHHGDVITLGPPEVKGAVTLRFHNPPPRWVSRLTYGIWGVMGLSALGIALVSIEANKVAVRPLPPLEQGPIILRDRQGELINPLEDRPHRELKTLNDFSPYLVHGVLASEDVRYYWHFGVDPMGMARAMVTNVLTGQTREGASTLCQQLARTLFRSQVGTEDSLGRKWREMAVALKLEFFYSKDELLLAYLNRVYLGMGNRGFEDAAQFYFDKSAKDLTLNEAATLVGILPAPNRFNPVRDYDAAVDYRNRVILRMVQQGYISKEEGDRARRSRIEISPKARKFLSAQRFPYYTDHVYQELAQLLGDELAHEGNLIVETGLDPRWQELAETSLRNFISSTGSAYGVQQGALMTLQPSSGLIRALVGGVDYQKSQFNRATLALRQPGSTFKVFVYTEALIKGHTAGEVFSCAPVFWQGQQFEGCRGGGGAMDLATGLALSENPIALRLAQAVGLEAIIRLARAMGITTPLQAVPGLVLGQSEVTLLEMSGAFAVLANGGQRIPPHAILAVRDGGDCSQPNDWQTCRLIYAAKEETPQQVLDPAIANEMTILLSAVVSRGTGRAAAIGRPVAGKTGTTNDGRDLWFIGYVPTADVLTGIWLGNDDNSPTQGSSGLAAALWGEYMGRALN, encoded by the coding sequence ATGCCTAATCCTGCCCGAGATCTTTGGCAGTCGGTGACCCAAACCGTCACCCAAGCGGTGCAGACGGTTCACTCTCGCTTTGATTGGCAACAGGTCTCCCTGCGGGAAAATGCCCGCACCCCTGAACTATGGGTGGAGTACCGAGGTCAACGGCAAGTCTTTCCCTTAGTTGGCGATCGCTACATTCTTGGCCGTAGTCAGAGTCGCGCCGACATTATGATTGACGCGGAGATTGTCAGTGGCACCCATGCCCGCCTCAAGCGACTCACTCCCACCGGTGTCTTTGAAATCCAAGATCTAGATTCCACCAATGGCATCTATCGCCAACGGCAGCGCCTGCAAATGGGTGAGCTGCACCATGGCGATGTGATCACCCTAGGGCCACCAGAGGTCAAAGGCGCCGTTACCCTCCGCTTCCACAATCCACCGCCCCGCTGGGTTTCTCGTCTCACCTATGGCATTTGGGGGGTCATGGGTCTCAGTGCCCTTGGGATTGCCTTAGTGAGCATTGAGGCCAACAAAGTGGCGGTGCGTCCCCTACCTCCCCTGGAGCAAGGTCCCATTATTCTCCGCGATCGCCAGGGGGAACTGATCAATCCCCTTGAAGATCGCCCCCACCGTGAACTCAAGACGCTCAATGATTTTTCCCCCTACTTGGTTCATGGGGTTCTGGCCTCTGAGGATGTTCGCTACTATTGGCACTTTGGTGTCGATCCCATGGGCATGGCGCGGGCAATGGTCACCAATGTACTCACGGGGCAAACCCGCGAAGGGGCCAGTACCCTCTGCCAGCAACTGGCACGTACCCTCTTTCGCTCCCAAGTCGGCACGGAGGATAGTTTAGGCCGCAAATGGCGAGAAATGGCGGTTGCCCTGAAATTGGAATTTTTCTACAGCAAAGATGAGTTGCTTTTGGCCTACCTGAACCGTGTCTATTTGGGCATGGGCAATCGCGGCTTTGAAGATGCGGCTCAATTCTACTTTGATAAGTCCGCCAAAGACCTGACGCTGAATGAGGCGGCCACGCTGGTGGGGATTCTGCCTGCACCCAACCGTTTTAATCCGGTGCGCGACTACGATGCGGCGGTGGATTATCGCAATCGGGTCATTTTGCGCATGGTGCAGCAGGGCTACATCAGCAAGGAAGAGGGCGATCGCGCCCGGCGCTCCCGGATTGAAATTAGCCCCAAGGCGCGCAAATTCCTTAGTGCCCAACGCTTTCCCTACTACACGGATCATGTCTATCAGGAGCTTGCCCAACTCCTGGGGGATGAACTGGCTCACGAGGGCAACCTCATTGTCGAAACTGGCCTCGACCCCCGCTGGCAAGAACTGGCCGAAACCAGTCTGCGCAATTTCATCAGTAGCACAGGTAGTGCCTATGGGGTGCAGCAAGGAGCCTTAATGACCCTCCAGCCCAGCAGTGGTCTCATTCGTGCCCTTGTGGGGGGTGTCGACTACCAAAAAAGCCAGTTTAATCGTGCCACCCTGGCCCTGCGCCAGCCCGGTTCGACCTTCAAGGTGTTTGTCTACACCGAAGCACTCATCAAAGGACACACCGCCGGCGAAGTGTTTTCCTGTGCCCCCGTTTTCTGGCAGGGACAACAATTCGAGGGGTGTCGTGGCGGGGGTGGCGCTATGGATCTCGCCACGGGCTTGGCGCTTTCTGAAAATCCTATTGCCTTACGCCTTGCCCAAGCCGTTGGTTTAGAAGCTATTATCCGCTTGGCCAGAGCAATGGGAATTACGACACCGCTGCAAGCTGTGCCCGGCCTTGTCCTTGGTCAAAGTGAGGTAACCCTTCTGGAAATGAGTGGGGCCTTTGCCGTGCTCGCCAATGGGGGGCAGCGCATTCCGCCCCATGCCATTCTCGCAGTTCGCGATGGCGGCGATTGCAGCCAACCCAATGACTGGCAAACCTGTCGCCTCATTTATGCAGCCAAGGAGGAAACGCCCCAACAAGTTCTCGATCCTGCGATCGCTAACGAAATGACGATCCTCTTGAGTGCGGTTGTCAGTCGCGGCACTGGGCGTGCTGCCGCCATTGGTCGCCCTGTTGCTGGCAAAACCGGCACGACGAATGATGGCCGCGATCTCTGGTTTATTGGTTACGTGCCCACCGCCGATGTCCTCACCGGTATTTGGCTAGGCAATGATGACAATAGCCCCACCCAAGGTAGTAGTGGGCTGGCGGCGGCCCTTTGGGGTGAGTATATGGGACGCGCCCTAAATTAG
- a CDS encoding ABC transporter ATP-binding protein, with protein sequence MTTLSLMPTLKTAVQVAHLHKSFGRFLAIRDLSLWVQEGEILGLLGPSGCGKTTLLRLIAGLDTPDAGEIRVGDRCVAGANVFIPPEQRSLGMVFQDFALFPHLTVAENIAFGLQQQRLSKPQIQERVAAVLALVRLEGMQKRYPHELSGGQQQRVALARAIAPQPAVILLDEPLSNLDAQVRLQLRQELRQILKGTGTTAIFVTHDQEEALSLSDRLAVMRQGKIEQVGTPEEIYRCPASRFVAGFITQANFLPACAEGAQVRTDVGTFPLLEALAKGEGELMIREEDLQLQPDPEASSCFVIRDRQFLGREYRYCIQLPSGQELHARQPLAVDIPIGTAVKVAAEAVRFFPKEN encoded by the coding sequence ATGACGACACTTTCCCTGATGCCAACGCTGAAAACGGCTGTCCAGGTTGCCCATTTACACAAGTCCTTTGGGCGTTTTCTGGCAATTCGCGATCTCAGCCTCTGGGTCCAGGAGGGGGAAATTCTGGGTCTATTGGGGCCGTCGGGTTGCGGCAAGACAACGTTACTGCGCCTAATTGCCGGTCTGGACACGCCAGATGCTGGGGAAATTAGGGTGGGCGATCGCTGTGTCGCAGGGGCAAATGTGTTTATACCGCCAGAACAACGGTCCTTGGGCATGGTTTTTCAGGACTTTGCCCTGTTTCCCCATCTAACGGTGGCTGAGAATATTGCCTTTGGTTTGCAACAACAACGCCTTAGTAAGCCGCAAATTCAGGAGCGAGTAGCAGCGGTTTTGGCCCTGGTGCGCCTAGAGGGAATGCAAAAGCGCTATCCCCATGAACTTTCTGGGGGACAGCAGCAGCGAGTGGCCTTGGCACGGGCGATCGCCCCCCAACCAGCCGTGATCCTCCTCGATGAACCCCTGAGTAATCTTGATGCCCAGGTGCGACTGCAATTGCGGCAGGAATTGCGCCAGATCCTTAAGGGAACGGGGACAACGGCCATTTTTGTTACCCACGATCAGGAAGAGGCTCTGAGTCTGTCGGATCGCTTGGCGGTGATGCGCCAGGGCAAAATTGAGCAGGTGGGTACCCCAGAGGAGATCTATCGCTGTCCTGCCTCACGATTTGTGGCTGGGTTTATTACCCAAGCCAACTTTTTGCCTGCCTGTGCCGAAGGGGCTCAGGTGCGCACCGATGTTGGCACGTTTCCCCTTTTGGAAGCTTTGGCGAAGGGGGAAGGAGAGCTGATGATTCGCGAAGAAGATCTCCAGTTGCAGCCCGATCCTGAAGCCAGTAGTTGCTTTGTGATTCGCGATCGCCAGTTTCTCGGTCGCGAGTATCGCTACTGTATTCAACTGCCTTCCGGCCAAGAACTCCATGCTCGCCAGCCCCTCGCTGTGGATATTCCCATTGGTACTGCTGTGAAAGTGGCGGCTGAGGCGGTGCGCTTTTTCCCGAAGGAAAACTAA
- a CDS encoding DUF4079 domain-containing protein has product MIEIPEPLQPVITFAHPVLMWILFALTLYAMYLGIQTRRLRTLSGEEKKALIQAKVNVKHHQVGAILLALMVMGTIGGMAVTYINNGKLFVGPHLIVGLAMTALVAISASLTPFMQKGSEAARALHMTLNLFLVILFGWQAVTGLQIVQRILNAS; this is encoded by the coding sequence ATGATTGAAATTCCTGAGCCTCTTCAGCCGGTGATCACCTTTGCTCACCCGGTACTCATGTGGATTCTTTTTGCGCTCACGCTCTACGCCATGTATTTAGGGATCCAAACCCGTCGCCTGCGCACCCTCAGCGGTGAGGAAAAGAAAGCCTTGATCCAAGCCAAGGTCAATGTGAAACACCACCAAGTTGGCGCTATCTTACTGGCCTTAATGGTCATGGGTACGATTGGTGGGATGGCCGTCACCTACATCAATAATGGCAAGCTCTTTGTCGGGCCGCACTTGATTGTGGGGCTAGCGATGACAGCATTGGTTGCCATTTCTGCGAGCTTAACCCCCTTCATGCAAAAGGGCAGTGAGGCTGCTCGTGCCTTGCACATGACCCTAAATCTGTTTTTGGTGATCCTTTTTGGTTGGCAAGCGGTGACGGGTCTACAAATTGTGCAGCGAATTCTCAATGCCAGCTAG
- a CDS encoding DUF1517 domain-containing protein, whose translation MMKTFWQRLKSITAIVVVGVFIAHLVLDSGTAWAARSGGRIGGGSFSRPAPSRSYRAPRTDYGYAQPVPVYGGGFGFPFLIPFFGFGGGFGGLFTIIMLGVLANSLISAFRNFRNSGDDSEIDQDNPVVSLHTLHVGLLAQARELQAELNQLALTADTQSPEGLTKVLQEATLALLRHPQYWVYAHASSQETKLLQAETAFNQLALAERSKLSAETLSNYRREIKQTAIAPVVSKDVGEYIVVTLVVAATGRLKLPAVNNDLELRQALQELGGIGSDRLLAVEVLWQPQAIGDTLTADELLVAYPQLKHL comes from the coding sequence ATGATGAAAACTTTTTGGCAACGTCTCAAGTCTATTACAGCAATTGTGGTAGTGGGGGTATTCATTGCCCATCTTGTCCTTGACAGTGGTACCGCATGGGCAGCCCGCAGTGGCGGACGTATCGGGGGTGGCTCCTTTAGTCGTCCAGCGCCTAGCCGTTCCTACCGTGCCCCCCGCACTGATTACGGCTATGCTCAGCCCGTTCCAGTCTATGGCGGTGGTTTTGGCTTTCCCTTCCTGATTCCCTTCTTTGGTTTTGGCGGTGGCTTTGGCGGCCTATTCACGATCATTATGCTCGGGGTGCTTGCCAATAGTTTGATCTCCGCCTTCCGCAACTTCCGCAACAGTGGGGATGACTCAGAAATCGACCAAGACAACCCGGTGGTCTCACTGCATACGCTCCATGTCGGACTCCTAGCCCAAGCTCGCGAACTCCAAGCGGAACTGAACCAACTGGCACTCACTGCCGATACCCAAAGTCCCGAAGGTCTGACCAAGGTCCTTCAAGAGGCAACCCTTGCGCTGCTGCGGCATCCCCAATACTGGGTCTATGCCCACGCCAGTAGCCAAGAAACAAAACTACTGCAGGCGGAAACGGCCTTTAACCAACTGGCGCTTGCGGAGCGCAGCAAACTCAGTGCTGAAACCCTCTCCAACTACCGCCGTGAGATTAAGCAGACGGCGATCGCCCCTGTGGTGAGCAAGGATGTGGGGGAATACATTGTCGTGACCTTGGTGGTGGCTGCCACTGGCCGCTTGAAATTGCCCGCAGTCAATAATGATCTAGAACTGCGGCAAGCACTGCAAGAGTTGGGGGGCATTGGGAGCGATCGCCTCCTGGCCGTTGAAGTTCTGTGGCAACCCCAAGCCATTGGTGATACCCTCACTGCCGATGAACTGCTAGTGGCCTATCCGCAACTGAAGCACCTCTAA
- a CDS encoding glucokinase — translation MTVVLGADVGGTKTLVELWEVGGRDWQLLYRAKYPSRDFPNLTALLQMFLKESPAHPQRACLGIPGPVIDQVAQVTNLGWRVSAAELETALQIPGVTLLNDFAAVAYGALVLPPTDFVVLQERPRRPQAPIALLGAGTGLGEALLIWQGDRYQVMPLEGGHTDFPPRNEEEVGLLRYLWQTYERVSVERVVSGPGLVAIYDYLKSVHFAAESAGVAAAMARGEDPAAVVSQYGLAGDPLCAEALRMFVEAYGAEAGNLALKSLPLGGVLIAGGIAPKILAKMADGTFLQGFVNKGRFRPLMEQLYVAVIINPEVGLRGAVHLAAQGV, via the coding sequence ATGACGGTTGTCCTTGGCGCCGATGTCGGCGGCACAAAAACCCTTGTGGAGTTGTGGGAGGTGGGGGGTCGTGATTGGCAGTTGCTCTACCGGGCGAAATACCCTAGCCGCGATTTCCCTAACTTGACAGCCCTTTTGCAAATGTTCCTCAAGGAAAGTCCTGCCCATCCACAGCGGGCATGTCTGGGGATTCCAGGCCCAGTCATTGACCAAGTCGCTCAGGTAACCAATTTGGGCTGGCGGGTCAGTGCTGCCGAATTAGAGACGGCATTACAGATTCCTGGCGTGACGCTGCTGAATGATTTTGCGGCCGTGGCCTATGGCGCATTGGTGCTACCGCCGACGGATTTTGTTGTTCTTCAGGAGCGGCCGCGCCGTCCCCAAGCGCCTATTGCCCTACTGGGAGCCGGTACTGGCTTGGGGGAAGCACTGCTCATTTGGCAGGGCGATCGCTACCAAGTCATGCCCCTTGAGGGTGGTCACACCGATTTTCCTCCCCGCAACGAAGAGGAAGTGGGTCTACTGCGCTATCTCTGGCAAACCTACGAACGAGTCTCTGTGGAGCGGGTGGTCTCTGGCCCAGGGCTGGTGGCCATTTACGACTATCTCAAGAGTGTCCACTTCGCTGCCGAGTCAGCAGGGGTGGCAGCAGCAATGGCAAGGGGAGAGGATCCCGCCGCCGTCGTGAGTCAGTACGGCCTCGCGGGGGATCCCCTGTGTGCAGAAGCCTTGCGGATGTTTGTCGAAGCCTACGGCGCAGAGGCGGGCAACCTTGCCCTCAAAAGTTTACCCCTCGGCGGGGTACTTATTGCTGGGGGGATTGCCCCCAAAATTTTGGCAAAAATGGCCGATGGCACCTTTCTCCAAGGGTTTGTGAATAAGGGACGGTTTCGCCCCCTGATGGAGCAGTTGTACGTTGCTGTGATCATCAATCCTGAGGTGGGATTACGGGGCGCGGTACATTTAGCTGCTCAGGGGGTCTAG
- the purC gene encoding phosphoribosylaminoimidazolesuccinocarboxamide synthase, which yields MTQFSPLYEGKAKIIYATADPDVLLAEFKDDATAFNAQKRGSIQNKGVMNCAIASHLFQYLAAQGITNHFIAQVAPNKMHIRRVEIIPLEVVVRNQAAGSLCRQTGLPLGLALNPPLVEFYLKNDDLGDPLLTPDRLRLLQVATDEEVIQIRQMALAVNTHLSHFFAECGITLVDFKLEFGRRPTGEILLADEISPDSCRLWNRDESDPEKRILDKDRFRQDLGAIEEAYALVMQRVLAHSVS from the coding sequence ATGACTCAGTTTTCTCCCTTGTACGAAGGCAAGGCAAAAATTATTTATGCCACCGCAGATCCAGACGTGCTATTGGCAGAGTTCAAGGATGATGCCACTGCCTTTAATGCTCAGAAACGCGGCTCGATCCAAAACAAGGGAGTAATGAACTGCGCGATCGCCAGCCATTTGTTTCAGTATTTGGCGGCTCAGGGCATCACCAATCATTTTATTGCCCAAGTGGCTCCCAACAAGATGCACATTCGGCGAGTGGAGATTATTCCCCTTGAGGTGGTGGTGCGCAACCAGGCGGCGGGAAGCCTCTGTCGGCAAACAGGATTACCCTTGGGATTAGCCCTCAATCCCCCCTTGGTGGAGTTTTACCTCAAAAATGACGATCTCGGTGACCCACTGCTGACCCCAGATCGCCTGCGTTTATTACAGGTTGCAACGGATGAGGAAGTGATCCAGATCCGGCAAATGGCCTTGGCAGTCAATACCCATCTCAGTCACTTTTTTGCCGAGTGTGGCATTACCCTAGTGGACTTTAAGCTAGAGTTTGGCCGGCGGCCGACCGGTGAGATTCTTTTGGCGGATGAAATTAGCCCCGACAGTTGCCGCCTCTGGAATCGGGATGAAAGTGATCCTGAGAAGCGTATTCTTGACAAAGATCGATTTCGTCAAGATTTGGGGGCCATTGAAGAGGCCTATGCCCTCGTGATGCAGCGAGTGTTAGCCCATAGCGTGAGTTAG
- a CDS encoding helix-turn-helix domain-containing protein, translating into MPHLSNQQAEKLAEIGAFLHDKRLELGLSLEEVAAKTLVRQSILAAIENGSLNELPEPVYTQGFIRRFADALGLDGKTIAANFPTAADPVERSDKPSIGNDGLGWQLRPIHLYLIYFALVAAAVTGLAYLFRPSAQSITDLPPAPTPTASPSPTPTPTAAATPTPSPTPLAMVEVKLSLSDASWLEVEADGRVVYAGILESGTERGWQAKERLIVRTGNAGAVKVSVNNGPFQPMGQPGEVTEKQFLPSQATSETTTTSTAPERTVSN; encoded by the coding sequence ATGCCTCACCTCAGTAATCAACAGGCAGAAAAACTGGCAGAAATTGGCGCCTTTCTCCACGACAAGCGACTCGAACTGGGTCTGAGCCTTGAGGAGGTGGCCGCCAAAACGTTGGTGCGCCAGTCAATCCTTGCAGCCATTGAAAATGGCAGTCTCAATGAGTTGCCCGAACCCGTCTATACTCAAGGATTTATTCGCCGCTTTGCCGATGCCCTTGGTCTTGACGGCAAAACTATTGCCGCAAATTTTCCAACGGCCGCTGACCCTGTGGAGCGCTCCGATAAGCCCAGTATTGGCAACGACGGACTTGGTTGGCAGTTGCGGCCAATTCACCTTTATCTGATTTACTTTGCCCTCGTGGCAGCAGCAGTGACTGGGTTGGCCTATCTCTTTCGTCCCTCAGCCCAAAGCATTACTGATCTACCCCCCGCCCCTACCCCTACCGCGTCCCCCAGCCCCACACCCACTCCCACAGCAGCGGCAACGCCGACGCCTAGTCCCACTCCCCTTGCAATGGTTGAGGTCAAGTTGTCCCTCTCCGATGCCTCCTGGCTAGAGGTAGAAGCCGATGGTCGAGTTGTCTATGCCGGTATTTTGGAGTCGGGAACAGAGCGCGGTTGGCAAGCCAAGGAACGTTTAATTGTCCGTACGGGCAATGCCGGCGCTGTCAAAGTGAGTGTCAATAATGGCCCATTCCAACCCATGGGACAACCGGGAGAAGTGACAGAAAAACAATTTCTTCCTAGTCAGGCGACTTCCGAGACCACGACCACGTCAACAGCACCGGAGCGTACCGTCTCAAACTAG